In Synergistaceae bacterium, the genomic window CATCAGAGGGGCAAAATGTTCAATATTACTTGGCTTTGATATTACTTGGCTTTGGAATATGACCGCATATATTAAGCTGTGGCCGCCGCTTAGCCAATTTTCGTGTTGCGGCTATTTCCTGGATTGTTTTGCCTTTCGAGACCAGTTCGTAGGAAGTCCGCTCCGTCTCGGAGAGAGTGGCGCGGTCTGTGCCTATCGATCCTTTTAGCGTATTAATACCTACTTATAAGTAGTAAGATACAGTTCGCATAGTATTTCCTTGACTATGCAGTCAAAGAAAAAGCTGAATCTCGCAAAGCTCGTAGAAATATTCCACGAGCACCGTTGTAGTCCCGATCTACAACAATTTTCCCATCTTTAATAAATTTCGCGTTTCCAATATCCTTGATTACTCCGTTCCATGAACAGGTTTTAGAAATGT contains:
- a CDS encoding transposase — protein: SKKSGRKLRSKSVRQMLTFAHFRFQKFLKFKASEYGKVVMNVNEVYISKTCSWNGVIKDIGNAKFIKDGKIVVDRDYNGARGIFLRALRDSAFSLTA